CCGGCAAGATCGCCAAACAGGCCGATGGATCGGTCACCGTTCGCCTCGGCGATACGATGATCCTGGTCACGGCGGTGGCCGCTAACAAACCCAGAGAAGGGGTCGACTTCCTTCCCCTCACGGTCGACTACCGCGAGGCGGCCTACGCAGGCGGCAAGATCCCCGGCGGATTCTTCAAGCGCGAAGGCCGGCCCAACGAGAAAGAGACGCTCACCTGTCGAGCGATCGACCGCCCGTTCCGTCCGTTGTTCCCCGACACCTGGCGATGCGAGACGCAGATCATCAGCATGCTGCTCTCCACCGACAAGGAACATGACGCCGATGTACTGGCGATCACCGGTGCGTCCTGCGCACTCTGCATCTCCGACATTCCGTTCGACACGCCGGTTGCGGCCGTACGGATCGGACTCACGGAAGACGGCGAGCAGATCGTCAACCCCACGTTCCAGCAGCTCGAGACGTCCAACCTGAATCTCGTAGTCGCCGGCACCCGTGACGCAGTTGTCATGGTCGAGGCGGGATCCGACGAGGTCTCCGAGCAGGTCATGCTGGACGCGATCTTCCGCGCCCACGACGAGATCAAGAAGATCGTCGCCATGCAGGACGAACTGGTCAAGGAGATCGGCAAACCCAAGCGACCCGTCGTGGTCGAGGAAGAGCCCGACGGGGTCCGCGAGACCCTCGTCAATGACTGGCTGGCCCCGCTGACCGACGCGATGCGGATCCAGGACAAGCTCGAGAGCTATGCGAAGGTCGATGGTGTCAAGACTCGGATGCTGGAGATCTTCGGCGACGATCAGGACGCAGAGCGGGGCTTCGCCAAGAAATTCTGGCACGAGATGCAGGACATGGTCCTCCGTGACGAGGTCCTCAACCAGGGCCGCCGCGTGGACGGTCGTGGAATGGACGAGATTCGTGACCTGGACAGTGTGGTCAGCTTCCTCCCCCGGACCCACGGGTCGGCCGTGTTCACCCGAGGCGAGACTCAGGCGCTGGCCGTCGTAACCCTGGGGACGGCAGCGGACGCACAGCGTCTGGACTTCGTCGAGGGCGAGCGAAAACGACGATTCATGCTTCACTACAACTTCCCGCCCTTCTCCGTCGGCGAGGCACGATTCCTACGCGGACCCGGTCGCCGAGAGATCGGTCATGGCGCTCTCGGCGAGCGCGCCCTCCTCCCGATGCTTCCGCCCGAGGCCGACTGGCCGTACACCATTCGCATCGTCTCCGAGATCCTGGAATCCAACGGTTCGTCGTCCATGGCGACGGTCTGCGGTGGATCCCTGGCGATGATGGATGCCGGAGTTCCGCTCAAGCGACCGGTCGCCGGCATCGCGATGGGTCTCATCAAGGGCGACAAGTCGTTCGAGGTGCTGACCGACATCGCAGGTGTCGAGGATCATCACGGCGACATGGACTTCAAGGTTGCGGGAACCACCGAGGGACTCACCGCCCTGCAGATGGACATCAAGATCAAGGGTCTCAGCAAGCAGATCATGGGTGCGGCGTTGACTCAGGCCAGGAAGGCCCGTCTCGAGATCCTCGAGTCGATGGCCGGAGCCCTGAATTCGCATCGCGAGTCGATCTCGCCGTACGCGCCGCGCATCGTCACTCTCACAATCAACAAGGACAAGATCCGCGACATCATCGGTCCCGGTGGTAAGACGATCCGTTCGATCGTCGAGCGTACCGGCTGCAAGATCGAGGTCCACGACGACGGACGTGTCGATATTGCCAGCACGGATGAGGCCGGCACCGCGAAGGCGATCGAGATCGTCAAGCAATTGACCGCCGAGGCGGAGCTTAGCAAGACCTACGTCGGCAAGGTCGTGCGGGTCGTCAACTTCGGTGCGTTCATCGAGATCCTCCCGGGAGTCGAGGGGCTCCTGCATATTTCCGAGATCGACAACCATCGGATCGAGGAAGTGACGGATGTGATGAACGAGGGCGACGAGGTGACCGTGAAAGTCATCGACATCGACGGCCAGGGCCGTGTCCGACTCTCGCGTCGCGTGTTGCTGCCCGGTGGCGGCGATCGCGGTGGCGATCGGGGTGGCGGAGACCGAGGCGGTCGTGGCGGTGGAGACCGAGGCCGCGGCGGAGATCGCGGTCGTGGTGGAGATCGTGGCGGTGGCCGCGGTCGTCCCGGTGGCGACCGACGCTAGGACCGACTTCAGGAAGACAAAAAAAGGCGGACCCTCGGGTCCGCCTTTTCTATTTCATTGAGGTTGGCGAGATCTAGCGAGTGATCTCGACACGATCGCCGACCTGGGCCTCCGCGATCAATTGGGTGATCTTGGCGGTGGAAGTTCCATCCTCGACCGTCAGCACGATCGCCTGCCCCAACATCCGTCGCGGCAATTCGGCACGCTCCTGATAGAGGCGGATGACCGAGCCGGGCTCGGCACCGCTACCGGCACCCAGATCCGTGTGGATGATCCGACCCGTACCCACCGAGTCTCGGTCATCGGCGATGCGGACGACGTGTCCCGTGGCCTCGCCCGAAGGCTCGGCATCCCAACGGTCGAACTCGGGGAGGTTTCGCAGACGCGGGACCGGGATCTCGCCCCACGGCACCAGCTCGTC
This is a stretch of genomic DNA from Acidobacteriota bacterium. It encodes these proteins:
- the pnp gene encoding polyribonucleotide nucleotidyltransferase translates to MITRKEIEIGGKPIVVETGKIAKQADGSVTVRLGDTMILVTAVAANKPREGVDFLPLTVDYREAAYAGGKIPGGFFKREGRPNEKETLTCRAIDRPFRPLFPDTWRCETQIISMLLSTDKEHDADVLAITGASCALCISDIPFDTPVAAVRIGLTEDGEQIVNPTFQQLETSNLNLVVAGTRDAVVMVEAGSDEVSEQVMLDAIFRAHDEIKKIVAMQDELVKEIGKPKRPVVVEEEPDGVRETLVNDWLAPLTDAMRIQDKLESYAKVDGVKTRMLEIFGDDQDAERGFAKKFWHEMQDMVLRDEVLNQGRRVDGRGMDEIRDLDSVVSFLPRTHGSAVFTRGETQALAVVTLGTAADAQRLDFVEGERKRRFMLHYNFPPFSVGEARFLRGPGRREIGHGALGERALLPMLPPEADWPYTIRIVSEILESNGSSSMATVCGGSLAMMDAGVPLKRPVAGIAMGLIKGDKSFEVLTDIAGVEDHHGDMDFKVAGTTEGLTALQMDIKIKGLSKQIMGAALTQARKARLEILESMAGALNSHRESISPYAPRIVTLTINKDKIRDIIGPGGKTIRSIVERTGCKIEVHDDGRVDIASTDEAGTAKAIEIVKQLTAEAELSKTYVGKVVRVVNFGAFIEILPGVEGLLHISEIDNHRIEEVTDVMNEGDEVTVKVIDIDGQGRVRLSRRVLLPGGGDRGGDRGGGDRGGRGGGDRGRGGDRGRGGDRGGGRGRPGGDRR